A window from Lachnoanaerobaculum umeaense encodes these proteins:
- a CDS encoding adaptor protein MecA, which produces MRIERVNTNQIRCTLSSVDLKNRNLDIVELTYGSDNAKSLFQEMLSKASYEVGFDADDSPLMIEAVPLSNDSIIIYVTKVDDPDELDSRFARFSPTSADDLFSSFDLKISNLLEGALDLKNDVENEESSKESYLRAYSFNTLDEFIDAAKAVKSYSGENTLYKDEINNRFILVLKKNDDKKDFSAAANILSEYGIKLSATSFSEDYYKEHYKIIIKENAITQIAKI; this is translated from the coding sequence TTGAGAATTGAAAGGGTTAATACCAATCAGATAAGATGTACTTTATCAAGTGTTGATTTAAAGAATAGAAATTTAGACATAGTAGAATTAACATATGGAAGTGATAATGCAAAATCATTGTTTCAGGAAATGCTTAGCAAAGCTTCTTATGAGGTAGGTTTTGATGCGGATGATTCACCTCTTATGATAGAGGCTGTACCTCTATCTAATGACAGCATTATTATATATGTAACAAAAGTGGATGATCCTGATGAATTAGATTCAAGATTTGCAAGATTCTCTCCTACTTCTGCCGATGATTTATTCTCTTCCTTTGATTTGAAGATTAGTAACCTATTAGAAGGAGCTCTTGATTTGAAAAATGATGTCGAAAATGAGGAGTCATCAAAGGAATCTTACCTAAGAGCATATTCATTTAACACTCTGGATGAGTTTATAGATGCTGCAAAGGCAGTCAAGAGTTATTCCGGAGAAAATACTTTATATAAAGATGAAATCAACAACAGATTTATTCTTGTGCTTAAAAAGAATGATGATAAAAAAGATTTCTCAGCCGCAGCCAATATTTTGTCCGAGTATGGAATCAAGCTATCTGCTACATCATTTAGCGAAGACTACTATAAAGAACATTATAAAATTATTATAAAAGAAAACGCTATTACACAAATAGCAAAAATCTGA
- the pckA gene encoding phosphoenolpyruvate carboxykinase (ATP) — protein sequence MANIDLTQYGITGTTEIVHNPSYDELFAAETDASLSGYEKGQISELGAVNVLTGIYTGRSPKDKFIVMDENSKDTVWWTSADYANDNHPLSEDSWKVLKDLAKNELSNKKLYVVDAFCGANKDTRMSVRFIVEVAWQAHFVTNMFIQPTAEELENFKPDFVVYNASKAKVSNYKELGLNSETAVAFNITSREQVILNTWYGGEMKKGMFSMMNYYLPLKGIASMHCSANTDMNGENTAIFFGLSGTGKTTLSTDPKRLLIGDDEHGWDDNGVFNYEGGCYAKVINLDKESEPDIYNAIRRDALLENVTLDENGKIDFNDGSKTENTRVSYPIDHIENIVKPISHGPAAENVIFLSADAFGVLPPVSILTPEQTQYYFLSGFTAKLAGTERGITEPTPTFSACFGQAFLELHPTKYAEELVKRMEKNGSKAYLVNTGWNGTGKRISIKDTRGIIDGILSGAIKNAPTKKIPYFDFEVPTELEGVDTKILDPRDTYANVADWEIKAKDLASRFAKNFKKYETNEAGKALVAAGPKVD from the coding sequence ATGGCAAATATTGATTTAACCCAGTATGGCATTACAGGCACTACAGAGATAGTACACAACCCATCTTATGATGAATTATTTGCAGCTGAGACAGATGCTTCATTATCAGGTTATGAAAAAGGACAGATAAGTGAACTTGGTGCTGTTAATGTATTAACAGGTATTTATACAGGTCGTTCACCTAAAGATAAATTTATAGTAATGGATGAGAATTCAAAGGACACAGTTTGGTGGACATCTGCTGACTATGCAAATGATAACCATCCACTTTCAGAGGATTCTTGGAAAGTATTAAAGGATCTTGCAAAAAATGAGCTCTCAAATAAGAAGCTTTATGTAGTAGATGCTTTCTGTGGTGCAAACAAGGATACAAGAATGTCAGTTCGTTTCATCGTGGAAGTTGCTTGGCAAGCACATTTCGTTACAAATATGTTTATTCAGCCAACAGCTGAGGAACTTGAGAATTTCAAGCCTGATTTTGTAGTTTACAATGCTTCAAAAGCAAAAGTATCTAACTACAAAGAGCTTGGTCTTAATTCAGAAACAGCTGTTGCTTTTAATATCACAAGCCGCGAGCAGGTTATCCTTAACACATGGTATGGTGGTGAGATGAAGAAGGGTATGTTCTCAATGATGAACTACTATCTTCCACTTAAGGGAATAGCTTCAATGCACTGTTCAGCAAATACAGATATGAATGGTGAAAATACAGCAATTTTCTTCGGTCTTTCAGGAACAGGTAAGACAACTCTTTCAACAGATCCTAAGAGACTTCTTATCGGTGATGATGAGCATGGTTGGGATGACAATGGTGTATTCAACTATGAGGGCGGATGCTATGCTAAGGTTATCAACCTTGACAAGGAATCTGAGCCTGATATCTACAATGCTATCAGAAGAGATGCTCTTTTAGAGAATGTTACTCTTGATGAGAACGGCAAGATCGACTTTAATGACGGAAGCAAAACAGAGAACACAAGAGTTTCATATCCTATCGACCATATCGAGAACATAGTTAAACCTATATCACATGGTCCTGCTGCAGAGAATGTAATCTTCCTTTCAGCAGATGCATTCGGAGTACTTCCTCCTGTATCAATCCTTACACCTGAGCAGACACAGTACTACTTCCTCAGCGGATTTACAGCTAAGCTTGCAGGTACAGAGCGTGGTATTACAGAGCCTACACCTACATTCTCAGCTTGTTTCGGGCAGGCATTCCTTGAGCTTCATCCAACAAAGTACGCTGAAGAACTTGTAAAGAGAATGGAAAAGAACGGTTCAAAGGCTTATCTTGTAAATACAGGATGGAACGGAACAGGAAAGAGAATCTCTATCAAGGATACTCGTGGTATCATCGACGGAATCCTTAGCGGTGCTATCAAGAATGCTCCTACAAAGAAAATTCCTTACTTTGACTTCGAAGTTCCTACAGAGCTTGAGGGTGTAGATACAAAGATTCTTGACCCAAGAGATACATATGCAAATGTTGCTGATTGGGAAATCAAGGCAAAGGATCTTGCTTCAAGATTCGCAAAGAACTTCAAGAAGTATGAGACAAATGAGGCAGGTAAGGCTTTAGTAGCTGCCGGCCCAAAGGTAGACTAA
- a CDS encoding metal ABC transporter permease: MIESLYILIITSLACAILGVFLVLRRLSMVSDAISHSVLLGIVIGYFITKDIGSALLIIGASLFGVLTTICIELLIKSKRVSEDASVGIIFPMFFSVAVILITRYARNVHLDTEVVLIGEIILAPFHRINFLGASLPKALVQMSFVLLINIIFVTVFFRKLKISSFDPVYAGVAGIAGTGLYYIFMALISFTAVSAFESVGAILAIAFFISPAASAYLISKDLKITLLLSAVYAIVNSCIGYFLAVKFNVSMSGMCAVVSGLTFMITMAVYPGGIITKMIRYIKNKNRFSRELLILHIDNHTGKKNALGELGYSTIREHIAWSDRKLKYVLDKLIKKGYVYRAKERGVYSLTETGKKLSNDIRKHYGLRVRENDMAKIDTGRDDYILAIYDLIEKKETATNKKIAEILGIKAASVSEMLKKLVEEGEVYTENKSILLTETGKMRARALLTKHRLWELFLVEYLGYSWKNVHEDAKALEYVTSNGLKDRLNEFLNKPKHCPHGNEIYENHPDVDKLKKLSELSKGAKCRLHKVEDDRDLLEYLVEKKINLGDEFIIKDIDNFDDSVLVSSESEDKHIAGKAAVRMMVEVI, translated from the coding sequence ATGATAGAATCTTTATATATACTTATAATAACCTCCCTTGCCTGTGCTATTTTAGGTGTGTTTTTAGTGCTTAGAAGATTGTCCATGGTTTCGGATGCGATCTCACATTCGGTATTGCTTGGAATAGTTATAGGATATTTTATTACTAAGGATATAGGTAGTGCTTTATTAATAATAGGAGCAAGTCTTTTTGGAGTATTGACAACGATCTGCATAGAGCTGCTTATAAAAAGTAAAAGAGTAAGTGAGGATGCATCGGTAGGAATAATTTTTCCGATGTTTTTCTCGGTAGCTGTTATACTTATTACAAGATATGCAAGAAATGTACATTTGGACACAGAGGTGGTTTTGATCGGAGAGATCATACTTGCTCCGTTCCATAGAATAAACTTTCTTGGAGCAAGCCTACCAAAGGCTTTGGTACAGATGAGTTTTGTACTTTTAATAAATATTATATTTGTAACAGTGTTTTTTAGAAAACTTAAAATAAGTTCATTTGATCCGGTATATGCAGGAGTGGCAGGTATTGCGGGTACCGGACTTTATTATATTTTTATGGCACTAATTTCATTTACCGCAGTCTCGGCATTTGAATCTGTAGGTGCGATACTTGCAATAGCCTTTTTTATTTCACCGGCTGCAAGTGCATACCTGATATCCAAGGATTTAAAGATAACTTTATTATTGTCGGCTGTATATGCTATAGTTAATTCTTGCATAGGATATTTTCTTGCTGTAAAATTTAATGTATCCATGTCGGGAATGTGTGCTGTAGTTTCAGGTTTAACATTCATGATAACCATGGCAGTATATCCCGGTGGAATCATCACTAAGATGATAAGATACATTAAGAACAAAAATCGTTTTAGTAGAGAACTTTTGATTTTACACATAGATAATCATACAGGAAAGAAAAATGCTCTTGGTGAATTGGGGTACAGTACAATAAGAGAGCATATTGCCTGGTCCGACAGGAAGCTCAAATATGTTTTGGACAAGCTGATAAAAAAGGGATATGTCTATCGTGCAAAAGAAAGAGGTGTATATTCTCTGACTGAAACAGGTAAAAAATTAAGTAATGATATAAGAAAACATTACGGACTTAGAGTAAGGGAAAATGATATGGCTAAGATAGACACCGGTAGAGATGATTATATATTAGCAATTTATGATCTTATTGAAAAAAAGGAAACTGCAACAAACAAAAAGATTGCAGAGATTTTGGGGATAAAAGCTGCATCTGTAAGTGAGATGTTAAAAAAACTGGTAGAAGAGGGTGAAGTATATACTGAGAACAAGTCGATTCTTTTGACGGAAACAGGTAAAATGAGGGCCAGAGCATTGCTGACAAAGCATAGATTGTGGGAATTGTTTTTGGTGGAGTATCTGGGATATTCATGGAAAAATGTACATGAGGATGCAAAGGCATTGGAATATGTCACGTCAAACGGATTAAAGGACAGATTGAATGAATTTTTAAATAAGCCCAAACATTGTCCGCATGGAAATGAAATATATGAGAATCATCCCGATGTGGATAAGCTGAAAAAACTCTCGGAACTTTCAAAAGGGGCAAAGTGCAGGCTTCATAAGGTTGAAGATGACAGGGATTTACTTGAATATCTTGTAGAAAAGAAGATAAATTTGGGGGATGAGTTTATTATAAAGGATATTGATAATTTTGACGATTCTGTGCTTGTAAGCTCTGAAAGTGAAGATAAGCATATTGCGGGGAAAGCGGCAGTAAGAATGATGGTGGAAGTTATTTGA
- a CDS encoding metal ABC transporter permease — translation MNISMITQYSFIVVAIGTMLLAMATGIVGTISILKGQSLIGDAVGHASLPGIILAFMISGRKSSVILMIGAIVAGIIAFMLIQIISEGSKIEADTAMAVILSAMFGLGMVLKSYIQGNHKFQGASQSGLASYIFGQAAYILKEDVYIILAVSIISLFLFIVFYKEIKVYVFDTVYAYTIGINSRLLSLLIMIITMILIAAGLKAVGAILISSMLITPAVTGLQWSKSYEKVLFIAAATGAVSAFLGTFISSAVKGLSTGPSIILIMSIIALLSVLFAPRGIVSMLINIRKMREGK, via the coding sequence ATGAATATAAGTATGATTACACAGTATTCATTTATTGTGGTTGCTATAGGAACAATGCTGCTTGCCATGGCAACGGGTATAGTCGGAACGATAAGTATATTAAAAGGGCAAAGTCTGATAGGGGATGCCGTAGGGCATGCATCACTGCCCGGAATAATTCTGGCATTTATGATATCCGGAAGGAAAAGTTCTGTTATTTTAATGATTGGTGCAATAGTGGCAGGTATAATTGCATTTATGCTTATACAGATAATTTCGGAAGGCTCAAAGATAGAAGCTGATACTGCAATGGCGGTGATATTATCTGCAATGTTTGGTCTGGGTATGGTATTAAAAAGTTATATTCAAGGAAACCACAAATTTCAGGGAGCTTCACAGTCGGGGCTTGCAAGTTATATATTCGGACAGGCGGCATATATACTTAAAGAAGATGTGTATATCATATTGGCGGTATCTATTATATCTTTGTTCCTCTTTATAGTTTTTTATAAAGAGATAAAGGTATATGTATTTGATACGGTATATGCATATACAATAGGGATAAATTCAAGGTTGCTTTCTCTTCTTATAATGATAATAACCATGATACTCATTGCGGCAGGTCTAAAGGCTGTGGGTGCTATCTTAATAAGCAGTATGCTGATAACTCCGGCTGTTACAGGCTTACAATGGAGTAAAAGTTATGAGAAAGTATTGTTTATAGCTGCGGCTACAGGAGCAGTATCGGCATTTTTGGGAACTTTTATAAGCAGTGCGGTGAAAGGACTTTCCACAGGTCCGAGCATAATACTTATTATGTCGATTATTGCACTTTTATCAGTATTGTTTGCACCAAGAGGTATCGTGAGCATGCTTATTAATATAAGAAAAATGAGGGAGGGCAAATGA
- a CDS encoding metal ABC transporter ATP-binding protein, with the protein MEKVLIHLEDFTMAYTDIPVIWDMDLDIYEGSITAIIGPNGAGKSTLMKGILGLMKPISGKVSIMGKSYKEVYKQIAYIPQTTTVNWNFPTTVIDVVTMGRYAGLGLFKRVNASEKEKALEALKKMKMEDFASRQISELSGGQKQRVFIARAIAQNALIYFMDEPLAGVDKKTENIIIETMREFKKEGKTIIAVHHDLNTLCEYFDHVVMVNKQLIASGRTEETFIKENIDATYGE; encoded by the coding sequence ATGGAAAAAGTATTGATACATTTGGAAGACTTTACAATGGCATATACGGATATTCCTGTGATATGGGATATGGATCTTGATATATATGAGGGAAGTATTACTGCAATAATAGGGCCTAATGGAGCCGGAAAATCCACCTTGATGAAGGGAATACTGGGGCTTATGAAGCCCATTTCAGGTAAAGTAAGCATTATGGGTAAGTCTTACAAGGAGGTATATAAGCAGATTGCTTATATACCTCAAACCACCACAGTAAACTGGAATTTTCCGACTACGGTAATTGATGTGGTGACAATGGGAAGATATGCAGGTCTTGGTTTATTTAAAAGAGTAAATGCTTCTGAAAAAGAAAAAGCTTTAGAAGCATTGAAAAAAATGAAAATGGAAGATTTTGCCTCCAGGCAAATCTCAGAACTTTCAGGGGGACAAAAACAAAGGGTATTCATAGCAAGGGCGATTGCTCAGAATGCCCTTATTTACTTTATGGATGAACCGCTTGCAGGAGTTGATAAGAAGACAGAGAATATAATTATAGAAACAATGAGGGAGTTTAAAAAAGAAGGAAAGACTATCATAGCTGTACATCATGATTTAAACACCTTATGCGAATATTTTGACCATGTAGTAATGGTAAATAAACAGCTTATAGCAAGCGGAAGAACTGAGGAAACATTTATAAAAGAAAATATAGATGCGACATATGGGGAGTAG